The genome window CGTAGTAAACCTTGCCGCTGCAAAAGATGAGTCGCCTCACATTTTTGGGGGCGGTGGGATCATCGAGAACCTCTTCGAAACGGCCGGTTGCAAGCTGCTCGGGACTGGAAAGAGAGGGAGGATACCGTAAGAGGGCTTTGGGGGTGAAGATGACGAGGGGTTTGATCAGAGGGGTCACCCCTTGACGCCGTAAGCTGTGGAAAAATTGGGCAGGGGTGGATGGAACGATGATGTATAAACTGTCGTTACCAGCAAGTTGTAAGAACCGTTCGATCCGCCCCGAGGAGTGTTCGGGTCCTTGCCCTTCGTAGCCGTGAGGGAGAAGGAGGGTGAGGGCGGAGGGTTGGTTCCACTTTTGCTCGGAAGAGACGATAAACTGGTCGATGACGATTTGGGCGCCGTTGGCAAAGTCACCAAACTGCCCTTCCCACAAGGTGAGCCCTTTTTCATAGGCGAGGCTATACCCATACTCAAAGGCCATGACGGCATATTCGGAGAGTGGAGAGTTGTAAACGTCAAAGGGAGCTTGGGTGCCGCTGAGGTGGGACAGGGGGTAGTAGCGCTCGGCGGTTTCTTGGTCGGTGAAAGTGGTGTGGCGGTGGGAAAAGGTTCCCCGCTTGGAGTCTTGCCCTGATAGGCGAACATGGACCCCTTCAACCAGGAGGGTGGCGTAGGCGAGGTGCTCGGCAAGGCCCCAGTCGACATGGGGAGCTTTTGGGTCGCCAGAAATGGCTTCGAGGCGGTCATTGACATGGCGGCCCAGCTTAGGATTGATCTTAAAGGTCTCGGGGACCTTCACAAATTCTGTGGCAAGGGCGATGAGTTTTTCTAAAGGGATGGCGGTTTCAACAGGGTCGAGCAGAGAAGGAAAGGGTGGAGGTTCTTTCGGTGGAGGGAAACCTTCTTTAGTCGTTGCAAGCGCTTTTTCGAGCGTCTCTTTAAAGGTGGGGTCTCCTTCCATCCCGACCGCTTTGGAATAAAGGGCCCGGATCCCCTCTTTTTTTCGGATTTCGACATACTCTTTCGGTTGGGTGAAGGCGGGCTCATCTCCCTCGTTATGGCCATACTTTCGGTAGCAGTTCAGCTCAAGAAAAACGTCACACCCAAACTTTTGCCTCACTTGGACAGCAAGCTTGGCGGCTGCCGCACACCGTTCGGGGTCTTCGGCATTGACATGGAAGATGGGAGCGCCAAAGGCTTTGGCAATGTCGGTGCAGTAACGGGTCGACTTGGTCTCTTTGGGGCTCGCTGTAAAACCGATATGGTTGTTGATCACCACATGGATCGTTCCCCCCGTTTGGTAGCCGGTAAGTTTGGAGAGTTGGAGGGTTTCGTAAACCACCCCCTGCCCAGCCACCGAGGCATCTCCATGGATCAACAAGGGGAGGACGGGAGCGGTCTTCCCCTCAAACTTTTGCTCTTGAATTGCCCGCGCTTTTCCCTCAACAACGGGGTCGACCGCTTCGAGGTGGCTCGGGTTGGCGCACAGGATCATCGCCACCGACTTCCCCTTTTTGGTCTCAAGGGAGCCTTCGTATCCTTTGTGATATTTGACATCGCCCGACCCTTCAAAAGAGGCGGGAACATAGTGACTTTCAAACTCGTGGAAGAGGTCGGAGTAGGGCTTTCCCAAAAGGTTGGTGAGGACGTTGAGCCGTCCCCGGTGGGCCATCCCCAGGACCACCTGCTCAATCCCCTCTTCTCCCCCTTCATGGACAAGCTCCCAGAGCATCGGGATGAGGCTCTCTCCCCCCTCCAGGGAAAACCGCTTCTGTCCGGGATATTTCATGTGGATGAAGTTTTCGAGAAGCTCAGCGCGCGTCAGGTGGTCGAGGAGCGCCTGCTTTTCTTCTTGAGTGAAGGAAGGCTCGAAAAAGGGTTCGATCTTTTCCTGGATAAATCCTTCTAACTCAGGAGAGGCCATCCCCATATACTCAAACCCCACCGTTCCGCAGTAGGTTTTTTCTAGCGCCTCGATGAGAACCCTTAAGGGAACCTCCTCTTCTTTGAGGAATCCGGAGGTGGGAACCTTCTGATCCAGGTCTTTTTCTTCAAAAAATTGGAGCTT of Candidatus Neptunochlamydia vexilliferae contains these proteins:
- a CDS encoding 2-oxoglutarate dehydrogenase E1 component, whose product is MSDYANLSNLKYIEGLYTQYLEDPMSVKESWRHFFEGVSFGSSLKVPSNSFPSRELIDAYRRDGHKGAHFNPLGQGEKLQFFEEKDLDQKVPTSGFLKEEEVPLRVLIEALEKTYCGTVGFEYMGMASPELEGFIQEKIEPFFEPSFTQEEKQALLDHLTRAELLENFIHMKYPGQKRFSLEGGESLIPMLWELVHEGGEEGIEQVVLGMAHRGRLNVLTNLLGKPYSDLFHEFESHYVPASFEGSGDVKYHKGYEGSLETKKGKSVAMILCANPSHLEAVDPVVEGKARAIQEQKFEGKTAPVLPLLIHGDASVAGQGVVYETLQLSKLTGYQTGGTIHVVINNHIGFTASPKETKSTRYCTDIAKAFGAPIFHVNAEDPERCAAAAKLAVQVRQKFGCDVFLELNCYRKYGHNEGDEPAFTQPKEYVEIRKKEGIRALYSKAVGMEGDPTFKETLEKALATTKEGFPPPKEPPPFPSLLDPVETAIPLEKLIALATEFVKVPETFKINPKLGRHVNDRLEAISGDPKAPHVDWGLAEHLAYATLLVEGVHVRLSGQDSKRGTFSHRHTTFTDQETAERYYPLSHLSGTQAPFDVYNSPLSEYAVMAFEYGYSLAYEKGLTLWEGQFGDFANGAQIVIDQFIVSSEQKWNQPSALTLLLPHGYEGQGPEHSSGRIERFLQLAGNDSLYIIVPSTPAQFFHSLRRQGVTPLIKPLVIFTPKALLRYPPSLSSPEQLATGRFEEVLDDPTAPKNVRRLIFCSGKVYYDLVEHRKRDDIAIIRIEQLYPLHTEKIEALLKKYSGFTECFWVQEEHANQGAYTYIQLPLQNLLPEKVELRYVGRSGSASTAAGSGALHKKELETFLKEALQ